Proteins from a genomic interval of Ramlibacter algicola:
- a CDS encoding SirB1 family protein codes for MALHFDVPTPLEYFRALVHDDDHFPLLEAAASIAQDEYPDLDVQQVLGDVDQLLARLKRRLPADAPPLQRLRALNQFFFRDLSFGGNVNDYCDPDNSHLNVVLRTRRGIQISLAVLWIELAQGLGLHARGVCFPGHFMIKVNLPKGQVVIDPFTGQSLSREELTERLEPYRRRSGLVEDFEVPLGLYLQAAPPRDIIARMLRNLKEIHRAQEDWQRLIAVQDRLLVLLPDAWAEYRDRGLAHAEQGHMGLAVRDLETYLLHAQDSLDIDAIADRVADIRRAQNSN; via the coding sequence ATGGCCCTGCACTTCGACGTCCCCACGCCCCTGGAATATTTCCGGGCGCTGGTGCACGACGACGACCATTTCCCGCTGCTCGAAGCAGCGGCCAGCATCGCGCAGGACGAATACCCGGACCTCGACGTGCAGCAGGTGCTGGGCGACGTCGACCAGCTGCTCGCGCGCCTGAAGCGCCGCCTGCCGGCCGACGCGCCGCCGCTGCAGCGCCTGCGCGCGCTGAACCAGTTCTTCTTCCGCGACCTCTCGTTCGGCGGCAACGTCAACGACTACTGCGACCCGGACAACAGCCACCTGAACGTGGTGCTGCGCACCCGCCGCGGCATCCAGATCTCGCTGGCCGTGCTGTGGATCGAGCTGGCGCAGGGCCTGGGCCTGCACGCGCGCGGCGTGTGCTTCCCGGGCCACTTCATGATCAAGGTGAACCTGCCCAAGGGGCAGGTGGTCATCGACCCGTTCACCGGCCAGTCGCTCTCGCGCGAGGAACTCACCGAGCGCCTGGAGCCGTACCGCCGCCGCAGCGGGCTGGTCGAGGACTTCGAGGTGCCCCTGGGCCTGTACCTGCAGGCGGCGCCGCCGCGGGACATCATCGCCCGCATGCTGCGCAACCTGAAGGAGATCCACCGCGCGCAGGAGGACTGGCAGCGGCTCATCGCCGTGCAGGACCGCCTGCTGGTCCTGCTGCCCGACGCCTGGGCCGAGTACCGCGACCGGGGCCTGGCCCATGCCGAGCAGGGCCACATGGGCCTGGCGGTGCGCGACCTGGAAACCTACCTGCTCCACGCGCAGGACTCGCTCGACATCGACGCCATCGCCGACCGCGTGGCCGACATCCGCCGGGCGCAGAACAGCAACTAG
- the murJ gene encoding murein biosynthesis integral membrane protein MurJ, giving the protein MSLFKAASTVSLLTLASRITGLLRDLLMAALFGATALTDAFYVAFRIPNLFRRIFGEGAFSQAFVPVLAATREKHGEAGAKAMVDHVSTILLWTLVVLCIVGVVGAPLLVAALASGLRQTPHAYDAAVVMTRWMFPYIGFMSLVALAGGILNTWKKFAVPAFAPVLLNVALITSMLVLVPLFRQWGIEPIYSQCVGVMVGGVLQLAIQIPALRSIGQWPRLGASVAALRAAWRDEGTRQVLRLMLPALLGVSVAQISLLINTQIASWLQPGSVSWLNAADRLMEFPTALLGVALGVVLMPQLASARAAGDTKRYGDLLDWGLRLVVLLAVPSSAALLVFAQPLVATLFHYGAFQDRDVVQVAFALGGYGTGLLGLVAIKVLAPGYYASHDMKTPMRIAIVALVATQVLNVLLVPRLQHAGLALSIGLGALLNAGWLLLGLRRRGSWTPAPGWPRFLLQVVAATALLAAFLAWTATRFDWLAMRAEAPMRVGLLAALLVASALIYFGALTAAGLRLRQFVTR; this is encoded by the coding sequence ATGAGCCTGTTCAAAGCCGCTTCGACCGTCTCGCTCCTCACGCTGGCGTCCCGCATCACGGGCCTGCTCCGCGACCTCCTGATGGCGGCCCTGTTCGGCGCGACGGCGCTCACCGACGCCTTCTACGTCGCGTTCCGCATCCCCAACCTGTTCCGCCGCATCTTCGGCGAGGGCGCTTTCAGCCAGGCCTTCGTGCCGGTGCTGGCCGCCACGCGCGAGAAGCATGGCGAGGCGGGCGCGAAGGCGATGGTGGACCACGTCAGCACCATCCTGCTGTGGACGCTGGTCGTGCTGTGCATCGTGGGCGTCGTCGGCGCGCCGCTGCTGGTGGCGGCGCTGGCCAGCGGGTTGCGGCAGACGCCGCACGCGTACGACGCGGCCGTCGTGATGACCCGCTGGATGTTCCCGTACATCGGCTTCATGTCGCTGGTGGCGTTGGCGGGCGGCATCCTCAACACCTGGAAGAAGTTCGCGGTGCCCGCCTTCGCACCGGTGCTGCTGAACGTGGCGCTGATCACGTCGATGCTGGTGCTGGTGCCGCTGTTCCGGCAGTGGGGCATCGAGCCGATCTACTCGCAGTGCGTCGGCGTGATGGTGGGCGGCGTGCTGCAGTTGGCCATCCAGATTCCCGCGTTGCGCTCCATCGGGCAGTGGCCACGGCTCGGCGCTTCGGTGGCCGCTTTGCGTGCCGCGTGGCGCGACGAGGGCACGCGGCAGGTGCTGCGGCTGATGCTGCCGGCGCTGCTCGGCGTCAGCGTCGCGCAGATCTCGCTGCTGATCAACACGCAGATCGCGTCCTGGCTGCAGCCGGGCAGCGTCAGCTGGCTCAATGCGGCCGACCGCCTGATGGAGTTCCCCACCGCGCTGCTCGGCGTCGCGCTGGGCGTCGTCCTGATGCCGCAGCTGGCGTCGGCGCGCGCGGCCGGCGACACGAAGCGCTATGGCGACCTGCTCGACTGGGGCCTGCGGCTGGTCGTGCTGCTGGCGGTGCCGTCCTCGGCCGCGCTGCTGGTGTTCGCGCAGCCGCTGGTGGCGACGCTGTTCCACTACGGTGCCTTCCAGGACCGCGACGTCGTGCAGGTGGCGTTCGCGCTCGGCGGCTACGGCACGGGCCTGCTCGGCCTGGTCGCGATCAAGGTGCTCGCCCCGGGCTACTACGCCAGCCACGACATGAAGACGCCGATGCGCATCGCGATCGTCGCGCTGGTCGCGACACAGGTGCTCAACGTGCTCCTGGTGCCGCGCCTGCAGCATGCGGGGCTCGCGCTGTCGATCGGCCTGGGTGCGCTGCTCAACGCGGGCTGGCTGCTGTTGGGCTTGCGCCGCCGCGGCAGCTGGACGCCGGCACCGGGCTGGCCGCGCTTCCTGCTGCAGGTGGTCGCTGCCACCGCGCTGCTCGCCGCATTCCTCGCGTGGACCGCGACGCGCTTCGACTGGCTCGCCATGCGCGCAGAAGCGCCGATGCGTGTCGGGCTGCTGGCCGCGCTGCTGGTGGCCAGCGCGCTGATCTACTTCGGCGCGCTCACGGCCGCGGGCCTGCGGCTGAGGCAGTTTGTCACGCGCTGA